DNA sequence from the Malus domestica chromosome 11, GDT2T_hap1 genome:
GGGCTTTATTCCATGATCTTtgcaatattttttaaattcattgGAGAGATACTCTCCACCACGATCTGTCCTCAAACTTTTGATTTGAAAACCTACAAACTTTTCAACTTTGGCCTTGAAATCTTTAAAGGCTTGAAATGCTTCAGATTTTTCTTTGAGGAAGTAGACCCAAACTTTTCTTGAGAAATCATCAATAAATGTAATGAAATATAGATTACCTCCAAAAGATGCTACTGGCAGTGGACCACACAAGTCATAACGAATAAGCTCCAACGGCTTCTTTGCTCACCATGAGGACCTTACCAAATTGACAATCTTCACAAACGCCATCCACTGGATCAATTTGAGGCAACCCATGTACCATTCTTTTGTTTGACAGCAACTTCAAACTTCCATAATTTAAATGGCCATATCTATCATGCCATAACTTAGAGACTTCTTTTTCAGCACTCACAAAGCAAGATAGTTTTGTTGTCTGAAGCTTCAAAGGAAACAAGTTATTTGCAGCAAGTCCAACCTTGGCAACAAATTTATCCTCTTTTTTTAGAACACAAAAATCACCACGGAGGCGAATATCATAACCCTTCCTCAACAGATGGCCCATACTCAATAAATTACTTTTCAAACCAGGAACATAATATACTTCAGAAACCTTCTCAATTGTTCCAGATTTTGATTTGAAAGACACCTCACCAATTCCCTCAATTTTATAGGCTCTATCATCACCAATTCTCACTTGACCATGATCAAACTTATAGAGGGCAGAAAAAAGGTTTTTGTTACCTGTCATATGCTTGCTAGCTCCACTATCTAAATACCACGCATCACTCATTTGATCTCCATGACATGCAAGCAATAAAGTTTCTTTATAATCACCATCTCCAGAGTTGGTTTGATGCATATAGCCTGCTCCATATTGTTTTTTCATCATCTGCCTTTTTGAACCGACATTCTCTAGTCTTGTGCCCAGGTTTGTTGCAGTAGTAGCATTCTGGAGTGCCACGTCCTCTTCCTCTTTGAAAAACACATCCTCTTCCTCGGTACgaatttaaatttctttcacCTTCATTATTGGAGTTGTTTGATGAGCCTCGTTCATTGCCATAAGAATTAGTGCCTTTGCCATTCAAATATCTTCCTCTATCTCATCCGCCTCTTCCACCTCTTCCACGTCCGAAGCTTTGATTAGGGCTCGAAGCTTGATTGCCATTGCCTCCCGTAGTTGCAACTTGAGACTTGAGTGCTTGATCCGGTTGAGTAGCAGGAAGATTCCTCAAATTAATTTTGATCTCATGGGCTTCAATTTTCCTTGTACCTTTTCCATAGAAAAAGTTGAAATATCATTTGACTCTTCGATGGCAGCCATAACATAATCGAATTTCGCCAGTAAGCTACGGAGAATTTTCTCAACAATTCTTGCATCTTCGAGAATCTCCCCATTTGAAGCCATTTGATTAACGATTGAGGTAACTTTGATAAAGTAGTCATTGATTGTCTCATCTTCTTTCATCTCCAACTTTTCAAATTCTTTCCTTAAAGATTGCAGACGAACCTTCTTTACCTTCTCCTTACCTCTGTAGGCATTCTCGATCATATCCCATGCTTGCTTTGCATTCTCGGCTTTCGCAACTCTTTCATATACTTGCATCTCAATGGTTTGATAGATGTGGAAGAGTGCCTTGCTGTCCTTCTTTCGGTTTTCCCTCAAAGTATTCATCTGTGCTTGAGTTAACGCAGCTTCGTTATCCGTCTCTTCGTAGCCTGTTTCAACAATATTCCATAGCTCCAAAGCCTTCaacaacaccttcatattgttgctCCAGTAGTCGTAATTATCACCACCAAATCGAGGAATTAGTGAAGCCAAGTTGTGACCATTTTCATTTGCATTCGCCATATTGACAAAACTTCAACCTGGCTCTGGTACCAATTTGTAGGAGGAAGAGGGATAGAGAAATGTAGGAGAGCGGAGAGGTTTTTAAACTTGAAAAGACTTCTAATTTCTGATTTCGTTTTCTCACACAAAACTCATTACACTACATGGCTTTTATAGCCACTACAATACATCATCATTTATTTAGGTAATTATAAGGTtctttaaacattgaaacatcTAGAGAAATCTTgattaactctagaaattccAAACATCACAACTCTAGAACTTCTATCCTTTCTTATCCCTGATTTATGACTCTTTCTTGTAACTGAAATTTGGGTTAACCTTCCAACAGCTAACATATGCCTCTATTCCATTACCCTCTTTGGTGTCCCTGAAAACCACTAAGTTATTGTAAACCAGTGCCGGTGACCCACCCACGTAGGCCTCCCCCAACCAAAATCATTCTCATAGAGTGGAAACCCACAATGACTACTGAAGCCAAATAACGTAGCCGTGTCCTTACCTAGTTTCATCATATCATGCAAGAGTTAGTCACCCTCTTGTAGTTTCTTGATACACTCGTTGTCAATCTTGCTTGTTTCTTCTCGTAGCTCCCCAAGCACCGCCCGGTCATCACATTCTTCATCATCGGAACTGTTGCTTAGAATTTGCAACGGAGATGTCAATGCAATGTGAAAAATGTTCCCGAAAGAGTTTTGAGGCAGCGGCGGATCAAACCTGGGACGCAAGTTCACAGTCTGGACCACACGGTACAATTTATTCGTAGCGCAACCCTTTGCAGCCCCACAAATCGATTCCATATGAAAGCGGTTAAGGTCTCGACGCGGGAAGGGCGTTTTGACGTAACATTTTTGGTATTCCGTTGGCATTTTGCTCGGAGGGTTTCTATTTCAGAAGCGTTGCAAATAAACCTCCGTGTTACCTtatctttggtgagtggcatgCTACCACCTGATCGAACTCCTTCGGTGGGGGGAAGAGTGCAGCTGACACAAATTGTGGAGGGTCTATATCGGCTTGATCTCTGCGTGCGGTGGCGGCCCAGGTGTTCGTGAACACGAAATTGGACAACCCGTCAGCAAGCTTGTGAGACACGCATTGGCCGATTGCAAACCCTCCGCACTGAAACATGTTGAGCTGGACCCCTCTGGGAATTTCGTTGTGGTAATTTTCGAGTTCAAATGGGAAGAACTTGTTGACCTGAGCAAGGTTAGGGTTTTTAAGAACATCGGAAAGCGTACAGTTGAGCACTTGAGCTTCAACAAAGTGAATGCCCTCGTCGTTGCAGTCGATGAATTTGTTGTCTTTCACTCGTCCGGCTAAAGGGTAGTAAAGGGTAGTAAAGGGTTAAAACTTGGGATAGGGAATTCTTGAGGTGGTTGTAAGGTTTAATTTGTGAGTAAGATCAAACACCAAGTCATGCAATAACACAAGTAATATGAGCTATACATAAAGTAAGACTTAATTAGGGTTGTAACCGGATAACAACCATTTGGAGGGAAATATAAGGaacaaatttgaatttaaatgttGCAGTTAGAGTTCCTTTGATAACTTATTGCAACTGCTCACTTAATGGGAGGAACCAGTTGCAAGGCATATATAGAAATGTTTGGTCCCTCTTCTCGGTAGTCTGTCATTGTTCCATATAGTTTGGTTTGTCCCATTGAAAACTAGAGAACTCTAACGTGATTACAAGAGAAGAGAAGACTAACCATTGTCCTAAGAACCGATTCATCCACTGCAGAACATGGTTGCAAATTCAGGTTAGTGCTTTTGTCGCTAAAGCAATGATATAACTGAGTTCTGCCGCTCAAGCGGAGGATTCTATAACTGTGCTATGCCGCTCAAGCGTTAATATAACTGTGTTCTAAAGCTCAAGCGTTAATATAATTGTGTTCTGCCGCGCAAGCGGAATGCGAACCTTTTCAATAAATCATTAGGGTTTGTGCATGTTCATTTAATGCACATGCATAGCATAAATTTGTTGGTAAGGTTTGATGGTTTCGATCTCTAAAAGGACCttcatgtggtatcagagctgaTCCATTCAAACCTACTTTGTCCTTggataatttttaataaaaataaataaaaaacaatggaAGAATAATTAACCATGGTATTTAGTCGTGGACGATAACCACAAGGAgaccatgcatgcatgcatttcCTTCTTATTTTGCTTCACTCTCTTCGAATACCACATGCTGGCATttttttagggagttttaacaaaaaacctaaggtactgttcattttaacgaaaaatcatattttcactaaaaaatcaaacatgatactattcactttaccctttattttgtccttatcattaaaactccaaattttcaagctcttttcattagtttttttttttttcaatgtgtAGTGCATGGGGAACAAGATAAATAAAAACTCATCCTCTCCTTTCCTTTTTAGCCTGCATCTTTTtagttctttttatttttctttctactgcGGGTTCAACAGTGCAGAGTTCCATGCCTTTTTGCGGCTACTACTGCCCAGTGGGGCTCGAGTGTTTTCTTGTGTTTTTTACCACCAAAACTTTTCATCATAAGAAAAGAAATACACGTTTCtaatttttgtattatttttagaCAAAATGATGTCTGAGATAAGTATAACTTCCCATTTTAATATCTAAAAAACGACAGAAATAGTCCATGAGCTGTAAGTGTTCTATTTTACTTCTTGTCGTCAaatctgtcaaatttgacaagcGAGGAGCCCGTCCTTACTGTACATGCGGCGCAAAAACACAACTTGTGAGCATATGTTGGGTCAAAATGCCTTTTGATGAGATAAAGTGGAATTCGCACACTTCAAGCGACAAACACAAGCAAAACAGGAAACCATAAACAGTAACAAACGACCCGTCATTGTCAACTAAGTCAAGTTTTACACAGTTTTCTCAAGTTATATACATGCCCTACACACAGTAAGTACAACGAGCAACTTGAGCTAAGCTAGTTTCTTCAATGGAGGCGTCTAGATGATTTAGCGACCTAGAGAAAAGAGATGAATATGGACATCCGTAAACTTGGCCTCCAACACGACATTAAGGCGACTACACTAAACAGTAACTCCCTATTGCCTGACAACATTAACCAGAAACACAACCGGTGGTGGGTATTACAAACCATGCTAAAGGAGGTTACTCGGGATCACCCTCTGCATCCTGAAAGCTGAACTCTCTATGTGAACCTAGCTTGAGTAATACCATTCCTCGATTCTCTTCCCTCCATTGAATACCTTCATTCTCAGCAAGTTCGATGACCTACACAAAGCAAGCGGTAAGAAAAATATTGAACGAAGCTTATATTTATAAAGTTGAGAGATCAAATAATCGAATTAAAGAAACCAAGATATACTTTGGACAGTTCTAAGATTTCTTCTTACAATGTTTCCATAACAAGATGGGAAGGTAAAATTTAAAGATCATTACTTTCATTTACTACGCTATAGCCAAATACCCCCATGGCaggggaagaagagaaaaataaaacctCCGGTAATTGTTATGAAAACTCCAAAACTTCCCAAAAAGAAAACAGACGTTAGCGTTCAACCGTTCCAAAAAGCATATCCCTAATCAATATACAATCGAGTTAAATAACACCAAAACTACAGTAATATACAAAAAAGGCACCATCATAAAGTAAGAGACATCTCGGGCACCAGTTTGATCAATTTAATATGCATTACCAAGCACCCCACTATTTCCCCAAAAAATTCATGCCAAAGAGAATTTAAAACCCCTACCGATTGCTTCAGCTTTGACTTTCCATAACCATGCGACCCGCACCCTGTGATAACCCTGAGGAATTGAACCGCTGTACCAGAGCAGACAAGTAAATAGACCATACCTAATAAAATTGCAGATCAAAATTGTTCAAAGagaaaggtcgtacccagtgcacaaggctcccgctttacgcagggtctgggagaggtgaatgtcggctagccttacccccatttatggagaggctgctcccaagtctcgaacccgagacctaccgctcatgggcgaaggcacttgccatcgcaccaagtgcgacctctaaaattgttcaaagagaaagcaaaaagaaaattgCACACACTTACATTGTGCATAAGTTCCAAACAGTAGATGGATTTTTAAAAGTTTCATGGCTTGTTTGACATGTTGCCCATGCAAATCAATTGTTATCACATTTTCTATGTCCTTGTTTCTGCAGAATAGAACATTCGCTTAGTTTGTCTACAAACCCAATATGCAAGAGTTGAATAAGACAACGAATATTTTCATGCCATCATTGCACCAACCTAGCTTTAAAGATTTCCTGGCTTGCCTTTTCGTCAGCTGCTTGTGCCAATTTAGTTTGTACCTTCGCCTAGCCAATCGAAAGATAAGAGGTAACATTAATATCTCAACTTGAATTCAACTTCTTTTCTATAAAATATAACTAAATACATTACAAAACACTTGTCCGTGAGGCTTAAGCCCTCTTGGAAATAGAACCTTAAACTAACACTCAAGGGGCATCAACCTAGGGTAAGGTTTTTCCCAGACCATTGGGCAGATGAGGAAATTGGTAGAGGGAAACTAATGGATGTGCAAGGTGCAAACTTTGAGTTATTGCCAAGTATTTAATGCTGCTTTCTTGGACGTAAGTCCACAAATCTAGAGAACACACTGGACAACCACTCCACCATCAATAGCAAAAACTGACATGCATGCCTCAAAACACAACATTCTTTTAAATACACAGAAAGCACACTTCCcaaacaacaaaacaacattgtGCTTTTAGAGAAGCCCAGACCTGCTCAGCGAGGTAACCTGCATGTTCCCGTGCTCCTCTTGAATATGCCGTTGCAGCCTGCAGAAAAATGTTCCCTCATCAGTAAGTTATTGAAATAACCGCTGAAAGTAAGGTGTTAAAATCATCTTACTTTCTGATAGTAGGACCTCATTGAATCCCAGTGCTCCTTTGCAGTTCCTCTGAAAGCATGATATTCATCTCCttgagctacaaggaaaaacaaagaaggaaagaacAAAGATAAGACATTGCTATAGATATAGAAATTTACATATTTGGGTAGATTAAGGCATTGCTATAGTAGGATAGATAACAGTTCattcaaaaagaaaacaatagtATACATTCAatgaataaacaaataaatcaaaaccTTCATTCTGAGCAAAATAAACCACTActattaaaggaaattaatccctCGCACAAGAGAAGATGCAAATGCAAAAGAAGCGTCGGGAGTTCGAAGTTCAGTACCAAAATTGACCTGCTGTGCTTCCGCTGAGCCAGAAGTGCAAACATCATACCTAGGTGCCAACGACTGCAATTTAGTTGCAACATTCTTCCAATTCATGGTTTTTGGTTCATATTCAGCACTCTTGGAGATGTTAAACAAAGATTCCAACACCTTTTGAGAGAGATCTGCTGCAGTACTTTTGGGGCTACCAGGAGAATGAGCTTCAGAATCAGTGAGTACCTTCGAATAATtcctaaaacaaagaaaacaacatCAGGTTCTATATTTTTAACATCCTCAAAGCAATGAACCAAAGAAATTGAGATACAAATTTTGGTCTAAAAAAGGGCCTAAGAAAAATCTATATTGTGCCATATTTGGCTAAGCTGCATAATAGCATTTAAATGGTGAATGAAATACTCACTACCATAATTAGCACAAACTAAATGTATTTACTGAAAAACAAATTATGACCATCCAGATTGAAAACAATTGGACATCTAGTTTGAAGACAATATCAACTGTATCTCAGGGAAATACCTCAAAAGGGAACCAAAATGAGTGAATTCTTCAATAACATAATCCACTTATCAATCTCATGATAAGCTAGCATCATATGTAACTAAATGCATGGGCTCTTAATGTTTGAACATAATATTACAGTGCACATCCTGATGCCAGATGGCTGGTTAACGTATTAAACATTGTTGACTGTTCCTAACCATCAAAATCATATATGGCCACACACTTGAACATGACCAAAGAACTCCATGAAAGTACTACATTTTGACAAGCTTCTCACAGTATGTATACTCAAAGTTTAcattaaaatagaaaaatacaTCTATAGGGATAAATTACAGTGTACGGCCTAAGCATTCatcaagaaaaattaaagttaaaatGAAGAGTCAATCAGAATAATTTAATTGCAAGCATATCCAGCATACCATATATTATCTTGCTCATATTCAGACGAATGCGAAGTGCAATCAGATGCCCTATCTGTCAGCTATCACAAAATTATGCCATCAGTACATATGCAATGAAGCACAGAAATTTAAACAAGTATACACAAATGTTTTAGAGGCCAAAATATGTACAAATaacaattcataaaaaataacatgaTCTACACTGTCAGTGACTATCCTT
Encoded proteins:
- the LOC139189395 gene encoding uncharacterized protein, with product MANANENGHNLASLIPRFGGDNYDYWSNNMKVLLKALELWNIVETGYEETDNEAALTQAQMNTLRENRKKDSKALFHIYQTIEMQVYERVAKAENAKQAWDMIENAYRGKEKVKKVRLQSLRKEFEKLEMKEDETINDYFIKVTSIVNQMASNGEILEDARIVEKILRSLLAKFDYVMAAIEESNDISTFSMEKFDHGQVRIGDDRAYKIEGIGEVSFKSKSGTIEKVSEVYYVPGLKSNLLSMGHLLRKGYDIRLRGDFCVLKKEDKFVAKVGLAANNLFPLKLQTTKLSCFVSAEKEVSKLWHDRYGHLNYGSLKLLSNKRMVHGLPQIDPVDGVCEDCQFGKVLMVSKEAVGAYSL
- the LOC139189396 gene encoding stemmadenine O-acetyltransferase-like yields the protein MFQCGGFAIGQCVSHKLADGLSNFVFTNTWAATARRDQADIDPPQFVSAALFPPPKEFDQVVACHSPKIRFDPPLPQNSFGNIFHIALTSPLQILSNSSDDEECDDRAVLGELREETSKIDNECIKKLQEGD
- the LOC103447403 gene encoding SMR domain-containing protein At5g58720, with protein sequence MKHTKRRRRKKSSAVPTPVAKEDEEQKVIRALMEVFSSVSLDDATYAYREADGDAGKAAEILERAVAECSEEPFTSSTASGVSGSDAASSSGSSSGLGSSEGFESGCIQNLVSEKGLRGKQKRVVAAAGTVSTVLGKEYVSSIPRRGPTSSEVTKLKGFGNGGAAGQEEAEQFLCSMLGDESELSLAVVRDVLFQCGYDVEKALDALLEASSSYEQSSSSSNYIMFFKEDNRHPFEQSDTLTDRASDCTSHSSEYEQDNIWNYSKVLTDSEAHSPGSPKSTAADLSQKVLESLFNISKSAEYEPKTMNWKNVATKLQSLAPRYDVCTSGSAEAQQVNFAQGDEYHAFRGTAKEHWDSMRSYYQKAATAYSRGAREHAGYLAEQAKVQTKLAQAADEKASQEIFKARNKDIENVITIDLHGQHVKQAMKLLKIHLLFGTYAQSVQFLRVITGCGSHGYGKSKLKQSVIELAENEGIQWREENRGMVLLKLGSHREFSFQDAEGDPE